The following are encoded in a window of Dehalococcoidia bacterium genomic DNA:
- a CDS encoding CoA-binding protein, producing the protein MTLDYIFQPRSIAVVGASMGPWNAATNLFLDTLAQFGYKGEVYPINPKWDEVSGLKSYPNVRDVPGPVDHVISLIPAEATRQLLEDCVDKGVNTVHLYTSGFAETGEEDRSRLQDELVSIARSGGIRIIGPNCMGIYYPRSGISYCADFPREPGNVGFISQSGSYSILVVRGAAARGVRFSKVVSYGNASDISETDLLEYLAHDRETEVIAAYIEGTRDGKRLRRVLIEAAAKKPVIIIKKGGTAAGSRGALSHTGALAGNDAIWEALLRQTGAIRVEDLEEMIDLLVTFQFFPLPRGRKVAVVGLGGGASVRASDECERGGLTLPPAPEALVTEIERIVPVAGSMLRNPFDLGNYRNDWAAAIKRIDGWAEPDMFLWQIAPEIEPFIEGFYRQFCREVRGRILEAFHGLQKPAAVVVHGVEASYGLETLETMRTMCAERKVPFYPSVYRAARAINRYVEYHERRGRKKP; encoded by the coding sequence ATGACACTGGACTATATATTCCAGCCCCGCTCGATAGCGGTGGTTGGCGCGAGCATGGGCCCCTGGAACGCCGCTACCAATCTATTTTTAGATACCCTGGCCCAGTTCGGGTATAAAGGCGAAGTCTACCCGATCAATCCCAAGTGGGACGAAGTGTCGGGTCTGAAATCCTACCCCAACGTACGGGATGTCCCCGGACCGGTTGATCACGTTATCTCTCTTATTCCTGCGGAGGCAACTCGTCAGCTCCTCGAAGATTGCGTTGACAAGGGAGTGAATACTGTTCACCTCTACACCTCAGGCTTTGCCGAGACCGGTGAGGAAGATAGAAGTAGGCTCCAGGACGAGCTGGTCTCTATCGCCCGCAGCGGTGGCATCCGTATCATAGGCCCTAATTGTATGGGGATATACTATCCCCGCTCCGGTATCTCCTATTGCGCTGACTTCCCCCGGGAGCCGGGGAATGTGGGCTTCATCTCTCAGAGCGGAAGCTACTCGATCCTGGTGGTGCGGGGGGCAGCCGCACGGGGGGTGCGCTTCAGCAAGGTGGTGAGCTACGGGAACGCCAGCGACATCAGTGAAACCGACCTACTGGAATATCTGGCGCATGACCGGGAGACGGAGGTTATTGCTGCCTATATCGAGGGAACCAGGGATGGGAAGCGTCTGCGAAGGGTGCTTATTGAAGCGGCAGCGAAAAAGCCGGTGATTATTATCAAGAAAGGCGGCACCGCAGCAGGTAGCCGCGGTGCGCTCTCCCATACCGGGGCGCTGGCTGGAAATGACGCGATATGGGAAGCGCTACTAAGGCAGACCGGCGCCATCCGCGTGGAGGACTTAGAGGAGATGATTGACCTGCTGGTAACCTTCCAGTTCTTTCCCCTGCCCCGGGGGCGAAAGGTAGCTGTGGTGGGTCTAGGGGGTGGTGCCAGCGTACGGGCCTCAGACGAATGCGAGCGCGGAGGTCTTACCCTTCCCCCAGCTCCAGAGGCGCTGGTGACTGAGATTGAACGCATTGTCCCCGTGGCAGGCAGCATGCTGAGAAATCCCTTTGACTTGGGTAATTACCGCAATGACTGGGCTGCTGCAATAAAGCGCATTGATGGCTGGGCAGAGCCGGATATGTTTCTGTGGCAGATTGCTCCGGAGATCGAGCCTTTTATAGAAGGTTTCTATCGACAGTTCTGCAGAGAAGTGAGAGGCCGCATATTAGAGGCGTTCCACGGGCTGCAGAAGCCGGCCGCTGTTGTTGTCCATGGAGTAGAAGCTAGCTACGGCTTGGAGACTCTGGAGACCATGCGGACAATGTGCGCAGAGCGCAAGGTGCCCTTCTACCCTTCGGTTTACAGGGCGGCGCGGGCCATAAATAGATATGTGGAGTACCATGAAAGGCGCGGCAGGAAAAAACCATAG
- a CDS encoding 4Fe-4S dicluster domain-containing protein yields the protein MSKTLLKILEILFTEGEADLVSVLPINLFTVEEAAKLFKKSSNETRVILNTLADKGILFDFATGETQAYILTPTMAGFFEFSLMRLDGRFDKQVLSELYYQYVNTEGDFIRKIFSIEPSILRALVYEDTIEKEDRVIVLDYERASHIIDTATCITVGICYCRHKMEHLGKACNNPQEVCLTFNKSAESLAKHGIARQISQRQAHRILEQCMELGLVQIGDNVQEGVNWICNCCSCCCEALVAYRKLGYNARITTNFVSEHGEEDCTGCSDCVERCPVDAIKLREDSNGSNYACVDATRCIGCGVCVRFCPSGSRIMARRKETAFVPKDTFERFILSAISTGRLQNVLFDDYTLWTHDLLRRFLSVFLSLEPVKRLLAQRQIRSRFLNALTKMEYYTLFDRLYNHGQTTDYSHPELRQGTVDG from the coding sequence ATGTCGAAGACCCTCTTGAAGATACTGGAGATCCTGTTTACGGAAGGGGAGGCTGATCTTGTCTCTGTTCTTCCCATCAACCTTTTCACCGTCGAAGAGGCAGCCAAACTCTTCAAGAAGTCAAGCAATGAGACGAGAGTGATACTAAATACATTGGCTGATAAAGGCATCCTCTTCGATTTCGCCACCGGTGAAACACAGGCCTATATCCTTACACCCACAATGGCAGGATTCTTCGAATTCTCCTTGATGCGTTTGGATGGCCGTTTCGATAAGCAAGTGTTGTCTGAACTCTATTACCAGTATGTTAATACCGAAGGAGATTTCATACGAAAGATATTCTCCATTGAACCAAGCATACTGAGGGCCTTGGTGTACGAAGACACCATCGAAAAGGAAGACAGGGTGATTGTCCTCGATTACGAACGAGCCAGCCACATAATAGACACAGCTACCTGCATTACCGTGGGTATCTGCTACTGTCGCCATAAGATGGAGCATCTGGGGAAAGCCTGCAATAATCCACAGGAAGTCTGCCTCACCTTCAATAAGTCAGCGGAAAGCCTTGCCAAACACGGGATAGCCAGACAAATCAGCCAGAGGCAAGCCCACCGGATTCTCGAACAATGCATGGAACTGGGCCTGGTCCAAATCGGGGACAATGTCCAGGAAGGGGTCAACTGGATCTGCAATTGCTGCTCTTGTTGTTGCGAGGCTCTAGTTGCCTACAGAAAGCTGGGATACAACGCCAGGATCACCACCAACTTTGTCTCCGAGCACGGAGAGGAAGATTGCACGGGGTGCAGCGATTGCGTTGAACGGTGTCCCGTGGACGCCATCAAACTACGCGAAGACAGCAATGGTAGCAACTATGCCTGCGTTGATGCGACGAGGTGCATTGGTTGCGGTGTCTGTGTCAGGTTCTGCCCCAGCGGGAGCCGTATCATGGCAAGAAGGAAAGAGACTGCGTTTGTTCCGAAGGATACCTTTGAGCGCTTCATTCTGAGCGCCATTTCAACGGGAAGGCTGCAGAATGTGCTCTTCGATGATTATACGCTCTGGACGCATGATCTGTTGCGCCGCTTCTTGAGCGTATTCCTTTCTCTGGAACCGGTAAAAAGGCTACTGGCCCAGCGCCAGATCCGCTCAAGATTTCTCAATGCTCTGACCAAGATGGAATACTATACACTATTTGACAGGCTCTATAATCATGGGCAAACCACGGACTACTCTCATCCGGAACTGAGGCAGGGTACCGTTGATGGCTGA